The DNA window GAAAACATCCGGGTTGGCTTTTGGTCCGAAATAAACTATGTAGCCGGTGATGTTATTGTCTACAGCGGAGCCTTTCCAGGTAAGGTTTACTTTGGTGGTACCGTTGTCAAACAACTGGCCAAAAGTTGGGGTAAGCAGTTCGGCCGGAAAGGGCGCGTAGGTGGTAATTCCCGCGCCTGCATTATAAAACTTCCATACTTCGCTATCGACAACGATAGTGTTCCGGCTCGCTTTAGATTTTACATGCCACGAATATGGTGTATTGCGCAGCAGCGTAACGGTTGCGTTTGGGGTAGTGGTTTCCTGCGTGCTTTCGGTAGCGGTTAACAGGTTTTTAATGGTAAGCGTGTATGCCGAAGCGTTACCGGCAGCGTTCCAGCTAAACGCAACGGAGCTTTCTGTTTGCGATACTACCGTACCGGTAAAGCAGGGAAGGTCCTTAGCGGGCGCTATTAATATAGCCGCGCCAGGTGCCGGTCCCGGGCCTCCCTTTTTCCTGCAGCCTGCTGCCAGGATGCAAATGAATAGGATATAGATGTATTTCTTCATTACTTCTTGATGATTTTAAAGCCGCTGGTACGTCCGTCCAGGCTCAGATTTAAGTAGTAGAGGCCATTTGGCAGGGCCGAAAGGTTAAGCTCGAGCACGCCTGCTTTATTGGTGAAGCTTGCGGTATGCGCCGGCTTGCCATCGGTAAGGCCAAAGATGTTTACCTGTACGTTTCTAACGTTGTCGTTACCTACGTTCACATACAGCACGCTGTTAAAAGGGTTTGGATAAGGTACCAGCCGGTCGTTCACGGTGATCACCTTTTCTATAATGCCCTGGCACAGCGCGTCGGTAGTAACGGTAACCTTGTTTACCCCGTTCATCAGCGGCAGGGTAATGTCCCGCTGGGTGGTTTGGTATTTATTGTTGTTGATGGTGATGGTGTAGTTTTTACCGCCATCCAGCTGCAGGTTAATGTTGTTTAAGGTTTTGTTAACGGTGGTATATACCGACAAATC is part of the Mucilaginibacter terrenus genome and encodes:
- a CDS encoding fibronectin type III domain-containing protein, with product MKKYIYILFICILAAGCRKKGGPGPAPGAAILIAPAKDLPCFTGTVVSQTESSVAFSWNAAGNASAYTLTIKNLLTATESTQETTTPNATVTLLRNTPYSWHVKSKASRNTIVVDSEVWKFYNAGAGITTYAPFPAELLTPTFGQLFDNGTTKVNLTWKGSAVDNNITGYIVYFGPKANPDVFRERTTDSFVNDVTVSSNTTYYWRVVSIDANGNISDSGISNFYVK